In one window of Leishmania braziliensis MHOM/BR/75/M2904 complete genome, chromosome 8 DNA:
- a CDS encoding mitochondrial DNA polymerase beta: MLRWTFLRRDHRENIIRIFQEMADLNNALGEKYKVSSYHRSIESLKTNLDKPLNTPQDLKAFSGIGAKLLKKAEEIMATGKLEELESKTKPKLKAIQELTQVHGFGPRAAAALFDREGIFTVDELLQKADSISSLTDQQRVGIKYFYDINEKIPMQESVLHENYLREKCMEVLGKDFSILICGSYRRRHPFSGDVDAILSRTLDAPPLNEPVAATGVLAHFVEFLESIKYLEATMAQGPLKYMGMGRLPPRIVRDKVGRENTKVYKARRVDIRLIETKSVPTAMLTFTGSKNFNVIMRQAAISKGYLLNEYGLFKLGTPEEARALYERIGIRGKNAGEELGVPKDELEDKRVEVRSEQDVFDVLGMPYAKPENRDP, translated from the coding sequence ATGCTCCGCTGGACATTTCTGCGTCGCGATCATCGCGAGAACATCATCCGCATCTTCCAGGAGATGGCAGATTTGAACAACGCTCTCGGAGAGAAGTATAAGGTGAGCAGCTACCACCGCAGTATTGAAAGTCTCAAGACAAACCTTGACAAGCCCCTCAACACCCCACAGGACCTGAAGGCGTTCTCCGGCATCGGggcgaagctgctgaagaaggcggaggagatcATGGCTACCGGGAAGCTCGAAGAGCTGGAGAGCAAGACGAAGCCAAAGCTCAAAGCTATCCAGGAGCTAACGCAGGTCCACGGCTTTGGGCctcgcgccgccgcggcgctgttCGACCGCGAGGGCATCTTTACTGTGGATGAGTTACTGCAGAAGGCTGACAGCATCTCGTCATTGACAGACCAGCAACGTGTCGGCATCAAGTACTTCTACGACATCAACGAGAAGATTCCGATGCAAGAGAGCGTGCTGCATGAGAACTACCTGCGCGAGAAGTGCATGGAGGTGCTCGGCAAGGACTTTTCCATTCTGATCTGCGGTAgctaccgccgccgccacccctTCAGTGGTGATGTGGACGCGATCCTGTCGCGCACGCTCGATGCTCCACCACTTAACGAGCCtgtcgctgccaccggcgTGCTAGCGCACTTTGTCGAGTTCCTCGAGAGCATCAAGTACCTGGAGGCGACCATGGCGCAGGGTCCACTCAAGTACATGGGGATGGGCCGGCTACCGCCCCGTATTGTCCGTGATAAGGTTGGCCGTGAGAACACGAAGGTGTACAAGGCGCGTCGCGTCGATATTCGCCTTATCGAGACCAAAAGCGTCCCGACGGCGATGCTGACCTTCACTGGAAGCAAAAACTTCAACGTCATCATGCGCCAGGCCGCCATCAGCAAAGGGTACTTACTGAACGAGTACGGCCTCTTTAAGCTCGGCACGCCGGAAGAGGCGCGTGCGCTGTACGAGCGCATCGGCATTCGCGGCAAAAATGCTGGCGAGGAGCTCGGTGTTCCTAAGGATGAGCTGGAGGACAAGCGTGTTGAGGTGCGGTCGGAGCAGGACGTGTTCGACGTGCTCGGGATGCCCTATGCCAAGCCAGAGAACCGCGACCCGTAA